Proteins encoded by one window of Actinocorallia herbida:
- a CDS encoding GH1 family beta-glucosidase, with the protein MNTPLPEGFLWGAATAAYQIEGAVDVDGRRPSIWDDFCRVPGAIDDGDTGDVVCDHYRRWPQDVALMRDLGLEAYRFSVAWPRVVPTGRGAVNAKGLDFYDRLVDAVMAEGIRPFVTLYHWDLPSALQDKGGWPERDTAYAFAEFAEAVARRLGDRVQDWTTVNEPLCSAWIGHLEGRFAPGERDLTRAVRASHHLLLAHGLGMQAVRANAAKPARVGLVLNPSGIAPATDRPEDVAAAHRMDGHVNRWWLDPTNGRGYPADMVEVYGVEPPVREGDLELIGAPADYHGVNFYFRQFVEDDPEGPAPFARQVPVEGAETTAMGWEVHAPGLTDVILRCSEDYGARSIYVTENGAAYADTVAPDGSVHDPERTAYLEGHLAAVAAAVAQGAPVDGYFAWSLLDNFEWANGLAKRFGLIHVDFDTQRRTVKSSGHRYAALIAAHRAARAQSPSR; encoded by the coding sequence TTGAACACCCCCCTTCCCGAAGGTTTCCTGTGGGGCGCGGCCACCGCCGCCTACCAGATCGAGGGCGCCGTCGACGTGGACGGCCGGCGCCCCTCCATCTGGGACGACTTCTGCCGCGTGCCCGGCGCGATCGACGACGGCGACACCGGCGACGTGGTCTGCGACCACTACCGGCGCTGGCCGCAGGACGTCGCGCTGATGCGGGACCTGGGCCTGGAGGCCTACCGGTTCTCCGTCGCCTGGCCGCGGGTGGTGCCGACCGGGCGCGGCGCCGTCAACGCCAAGGGACTGGACTTCTACGACCGGCTGGTGGACGCGGTCATGGCGGAGGGCATCAGGCCGTTCGTCACCCTGTACCACTGGGACCTGCCTTCGGCGCTTCAGGACAAGGGCGGATGGCCCGAACGCGACACCGCCTACGCCTTCGCGGAGTTCGCCGAGGCGGTCGCGCGCAGGCTGGGCGACCGAGTCCAGGACTGGACGACGGTCAACGAGCCGCTGTGCTCGGCGTGGATCGGCCACCTGGAGGGCAGGTTCGCGCCCGGCGAGCGGGACCTCACCCGTGCCGTGCGCGCCTCGCACCACCTGCTGCTCGCGCACGGCCTCGGCATGCAGGCCGTGCGCGCGAACGCCGCGAAGCCCGCGCGCGTGGGCCTCGTGCTCAACCCGAGCGGGATCGCGCCCGCCACCGACCGGCCCGAGGACGTCGCCGCCGCGCACCGTATGGACGGCCACGTGAACCGCTGGTGGCTCGACCCGACGAACGGTCGCGGCTACCCGGCCGACATGGTCGAGGTGTACGGGGTGGAGCCGCCCGTCCGCGAGGGCGACCTCGAGCTCATCGGCGCGCCCGCCGACTACCACGGCGTGAACTTCTACTTCCGCCAGTTCGTCGAGGACGACCCCGAGGGCCCCGCCCCGTTCGCCCGGCAGGTCCCGGTCGAGGGCGCGGAGACGACCGCGATGGGCTGGGAGGTCCACGCGCCCGGCCTCACCGACGTCATCCTGCGCTGCAGCGAGGACTACGGGGCCCGCAGCATCTACGTCACCGAGAACGGCGCGGCCTATGCCGACACCGTCGCGCCCGACGGCTCGGTGCACGATCCCGAGCGCACCGCCTACCTGGAGGGCCATCTGGCGGCCGTCGCCGCCGCCGTCGCCCAGGGCGCGCCCGTCGACGGCTACTTCGCCTGGTCCCTCCTGGACAACTTCGAGTGGGCCAACGGCCTGGCCAAGCGCTTCGGCCTGATCCACGTCGACTTCGACACCCAGCGCCGCACCGTCAAGTCGAGCGGCCACCGCTACGCCGCCCTCATCGCCGCCCACCGCGCCGCCCGCGCGCAATCGCCCTCCCGCTGA
- a CDS encoding sugar ABC transporter substrate-binding protein, whose protein sequence is MRKGILTLTATLALLGSTVAACGDDAADTAAPSADKAVGKIGVILPDSKSSARWEGADRKYLKEAFDAAGVESDIQNAQGDKSAFQTIADQMITNGATVLLIVNLDSGTGKAVIEKAKTQGVAVIDYDRLTLGGGAEYYVSFDNTAVGKLQGEGLVKCLTDQKAEKPIIAELNGSPTDNNATLFKNGYDGVLQAKYDSGDYTKGPDQSVPDWDNTKAGTIFEQMLTSEPKIGGVLAANDGLGNAAIAVLKKQKLNGQVPVTGQDATVQGLQNILAGDQCMTVYKAIKKEADAAASLAISLAKGEKGTTNGTTKDSETGAEVPSVLLEPQAIFKDNVKDVVTDGFVTKEELCTGDFAKACTEAGIQ, encoded by the coding sequence ATGCGCAAGGGGATCCTCACGCTGACCGCCACCCTGGCCCTGCTCGGCAGCACCGTCGCGGCGTGCGGCGACGACGCCGCCGACACCGCGGCGCCCAGCGCCGACAAGGCCGTCGGCAAGATCGGCGTCATCCTGCCCGACAGCAAGTCCTCCGCCCGCTGGGAGGGCGCGGACCGCAAGTACCTCAAGGAGGCGTTCGACGCCGCCGGGGTCGAGTCGGACATCCAGAACGCCCAGGGTGACAAGTCCGCGTTCCAGACCATCGCCGACCAGATGATCACCAACGGCGCGACCGTGCTGCTGATCGTCAACCTGGACTCCGGCACCGGCAAGGCCGTCATCGAGAAGGCCAAGACCCAGGGCGTCGCGGTCATCGACTACGACCGGCTCACCCTCGGCGGCGGCGCGGAGTACTACGTCTCCTTCGACAACACCGCCGTGGGCAAGCTCCAGGGCGAGGGCCTCGTCAAGTGCCTCACCGACCAGAAGGCCGAGAAGCCGATCATCGCCGAGCTCAACGGCTCGCCGACCGACAACAACGCCACCCTGTTCAAGAACGGCTACGACGGCGTCCTCCAGGCCAAGTACGACTCCGGTGACTACACCAAGGGCCCGGACCAGTCGGTCCCGGACTGGGACAACACCAAGGCCGGCACCATCTTCGAGCAGATGCTGACCAGCGAGCCGAAGATCGGCGGCGTCCTCGCCGCCAACGACGGCCTGGGCAACGCCGCCATCGCGGTGCTCAAGAAGCAGAAGCTGAACGGCCAGGTCCCGGTGACCGGCCAGGACGCCACCGTGCAGGGTCTCCAGAACATCCTCGCGGGCGACCAGTGCATGACGGTCTACAAGGCCATCAAGAAGGAGGCCGACGCGGCCGCCTCCCTCGCCATCTCGCTCGCCAAGGGCGAGAAGGGCACCACCAACGGCACCACCAAGGACTCCGAGACCGGCGCCGAGGTCCCCTCGGTCCTGCTCGAGCCGCAGGCCATCTTCAAGGACAACGTCAAGGACGTCGTCACGGACGGCTTCGTGACCAAGGAAGAGCTCTGCACCGGTGACTTCGCGAAGGCGTGCACCGAGGCGGGCATCCAGTAG
- a CDS encoding ATP-binding cassette domain-containing protein, producing MTASENPADGPVIELRGIDKSFGPVQVLHGVDFEVHAGEVTALVGDNGAGKSTLVKCIGGIHPFDSGEYLFDGSPVHVGSPRDAAALGVEIVYQDLALADNLDIVQNMFLGREKKRGLILDEYAMEELAAETLAGLSVRTVKSVRQQVSSLSGGQRQTVAIAKAVLWNSKVVILDEPTAALGVAQTQQVLELVRRLADKGLAVVLISHNMNDVFAVSDRIAALYLGRMAAQVKTRDVTHAQVVELITAGRSGDLGIQQANGNGAKA from the coding sequence ATGACCGCGTCTGAGAACCCGGCCGACGGCCCGGTGATCGAACTGCGTGGGATCGACAAGAGTTTCGGTCCCGTCCAGGTGCTGCACGGCGTCGACTTCGAGGTCCACGCAGGTGAGGTCACCGCGCTCGTCGGTGACAACGGCGCCGGCAAGTCCACCCTCGTCAAGTGCATCGGCGGCATCCACCCGTTCGACTCCGGCGAGTACCTTTTCGACGGCAGTCCCGTGCACGTCGGCAGCCCTCGTGACGCGGCGGCGCTGGGCGTCGAGATCGTCTACCAGGACCTCGCCCTGGCCGACAACCTCGACATCGTGCAGAACATGTTCCTCGGCCGCGAGAAGAAGCGCGGCCTCATCCTCGACGAGTACGCGATGGAGGAACTGGCCGCCGAGACCCTCGCGGGCCTGTCCGTCCGGACGGTCAAGTCGGTCCGCCAGCAGGTGTCGAGCCTGTCCGGCGGCCAGCGGCAGACCGTCGCCATCGCCAAGGCCGTGCTGTGGAACAGCAAGGTCGTCATCCTGGACGAGCCGACCGCCGCCCTCGGCGTCGCGCAGACCCAGCAGGTGCTGGAGCTCGTGCGCCGCCTCGCCGACAAGGGCCTGGCCGTCGTGCTCATCTCGCACAACATGAACGACGTCTTCGCGGTGTCCGACCGGATCGCCGCGCTGTACCTGGGCCGGATGGCCGCACAGGTGAAGACCCGCGACGTCACGCACGCGCAGGTGGTCGAGCTCATCACCGCCGGCCGCAGCGGCGACCTGGGCATTCAGCAAGCCAACGGGAACGGAGCCAAGGCATGA